In the genome of Lactuca sativa cultivar Salinas chromosome 3, Lsat_Salinas_v11, whole genome shotgun sequence, the window TCAATCATCAAGACATAAGATTAGAATATTAAATAGCTACAAAAACTATATTTGAATTAACAGAAacgaaaatcaatttttttaatcaaaaactAAAAATCAAATGAAATATAACCCAATATGGCAATATGTTCGGTTCGTTGGTCCGAACCAGTTTATGTTCCTTgcaacttatttatttatttttatttattttgtttgagTTTGACCGTATGTTTGCAATTGCAATCAAAATGGAAGTCCCTTTCCGCCATTAACCTATAAAGAAATCAAATTCATCGTTCTTCGGTTGCTTATACCCTGACACAatcaatcatcatcatcatcgtcgtcgTCGTAGCTCCTTTCTCTTACGCTTCGCATATTCCATCTCCCTATTTCTGATTATTCGCCAGGTTTCTTATTCAGGGGGAGCAAAGAGATGAGATCCATGACTGAAACGGTGCCGTCTGGATCCGCATCCGACGAGGATTCAAATGTTCATATGAACTACGCTCTTGTTTCTGCACTTGTTGCCTTTGCGGTTGCCCAAGCCATTAAGGTCTTCACCACCTGGTATGTTTTTTCTTTCATTATCATTTCTGATTTTTGGATTTGCTTGTATTCTTGTTTCAGCTAGGTTTTCAATTATGATATCTGTCTCTTTTGTTTGATTTTCTAATCGATCAATTTACAATTCCATATCATATCTGGATAATACATTAAGCGCTGTGTGTTGCTATGTCTCTCTGTTTCATGCGTGCGCTGGATTGAATGCTTACGATTATTTTGAATCTGAGAAACGGATCAGGACATTGTTTTTTCTCTGAATATCATTTTTCTAGGGCTAATGATGTGTTTTCTGATTTAAGCATAGTTTGGTGATCAAATTAACTACCTGACAAGCATATTTGACATTAATTCAGCTTCTGTGAATGAATTTATTCAATTTTACTTGCTAATAAACTGAAATGGTGTTAGTATCGTTACATTCCTCCTAAGAATCTTATAGCTGTTGTAGACATGCAGGTATAAAGAAAAACGATGGGATATTAAGCAGCTTGTGGGATCTGGTGGCATGCCATCATCACATTCAGCAACTGTGACTGCTCTTGCTGCTGCTGTTGGTTTTCAAGATGGTATTGGTGGTACTACATTTGCAATTGCTCTCATATTAGCTTGTGTTGTAtgatctctctccctctctcaactCTCTCCTTCTTTTTCATCATCTGCTGTTGTTTGTGAATTCATTGTGATGCATCTTGTAAATGAAACTAACAGTTTATGATGTTTGTAACAAACAGGTAATGTATGATGCAAGTGGTGTACGATTGCATGCTGGACGCCAAGCAGAGGTGAGAGGTCTGAATTTGTAAAAATGGCAACAACAAGTTCTTATCTTATGATCTTATCTAAATCAATTGTTCATTCGTTCCCTTATCATGTCTGAAATTAAAATTTTCAGCTTCTGAATCAAATAGTATATGAGCTTCCTGCTGAACATCCCTTGGCTGATAGCAGACCACTTCGTGAACTTCTTGGCCACACTCCTCCTCAGgtctcttttcttttcttttcatgcatttttaTTATTTCTAATATAACAAgcacattttttttaataatacttttatGTAACAAattcttttttttcaaaaaaaaaaaaaaaaaaaaaatcaggttGCAGCTGGTGCATTGCTGGGGTTCTTTACAGCAGCAATTGTTCACTTAATCACTCAAGCTGCTACTATGGGTTGACATCTGACACTGATCTATTATTAGTGTCATGGTTGTCTTGTTTGTCTATCATAACATGCATACATGCGCATCCATGACATGACCATTTTTAAATACCAAAAAGACAAACGTACTTTCAGTCATTCGTCAATTCCACAAATAACACATTATCATACAGTTTGACAAATATTTGTTTCATCATTGACAAAAAAAAATGTGTCAAAAATGATTATTATGTTTGTCGGTTAATAATACACTGTTAAATTGGCGAATTTACTAGAATACAGTATGTTGTCCTTTTGGGAATTAAACCTAATGCCTTCATTCTTTAAGTCCATTCTTTTTCATGTAGATTTAGCTTTGGTTGATCAATTTCTTGATTTGTAACTTTGTAAGTATCTTTTGCAATGGAATTAGTACATTGTGTTTTATGGTTTTAGTCTCTTTTTACTACTTGCAATTACATAAACATTTCAAGCTACACGTCTCCTTGCATATGAGTAAATCTAATAGCATTATGTtgttataaatataattatacaCTATATCTATATATTTCAACAAACTCAAATATatgtaaagaaaaaaaaagacgTTTCTGATTATCAATAATTTATTAGGTAAATGATTATGTAAAACTGATGTACTCGAACATTCCATCGTGTTATTTTTAGgaagaactatatatatatatatatatatatatatatatatatatatatatatatatatatatatatatatatatatatatatatatatattttcaaattTATCATAGATTTGGTAGTTTGTATATTTGAAGGTTTAGTTTGTAAATGATTTAGTATTAAGggtgtgtttggcaaaagtagctgttagctggtagcgggtagctgGTAACGGGaagttgtaacttttatttgttatatgagtgtttgacaaaagtagctgaaaacttttgaaatatataaaattacataaaaggacaaccgattaaaaataaataaaaatataaatatatttttaagggtaattatggaaattgatttcaaaagctcagtagtgttttgttaaacgctatatgaagtagcttttagatttgaagcgttttatttaaactaaaagctaaacaTTCGTATTGACAAAcgaaactttttgtttaaactatagcgttttgtcaaaagctaaaagctagaagctccaaaacgcttccaaaagctccgtGCCAAACACGCTCTAAATGTCGCAACGATTAGGGTGTTAAATAACTTGTCATCCCAGTTGAAGAAAAACCTAAATTGATCTTTCTTTTTTCACCTCTTGATATGTACATAGAAATTTGTTACAATTAACCGGACATGCTCTAAGAGCACATATGTCATTACACCCAAATAGCATAgtacttaaaataaaaaaacaaaatttggtTTTTAATTATATAGCAACAAAAAGTCTAAAATATATCAATACATTTAAATCAAATGTTTGAATCTAAAAATAACATCTAGAAACATCAATCAATTAATATCAGAGGTATGCTTATTACTTATAAATTAGAATAGAGTCGAGTGTCTCCAAGACCTGAATTATTCTCCAAATAACATTTATTAAGTAATAGTACCA includes:
- the LOC111881575 gene encoding uncharacterized protein LOC111881575, producing the protein MRSMTETVPSGSASDEDSNVHMNYALVSALVAFAVAQAIKVFTTWYKEKRWDIKQLVGSGGMPSSHSATVTALAAAVGFQDGIGGTTFAIALILACVVMYDASGVRLHAGRQAELLNQIVYELPAEHPLADSRPLRELLGHTPPQVAAGALLGFFTAAIVHLITQAATMG